In one window of Mesorhizobium sp. B2-1-1 DNA:
- a CDS encoding porin codes for MNIKSLLLGSAAALIAVSGARAADAVVVAEPEPAEYVRICDVYGAGYFYIPGTETCLRIGGYLRYDIGVGDSGTLDGVNNVADHMDGDSHDTYYKNMRFALKTWTGQETELGTLKTYTETRFQFGNSSGDYETGGTGWQAGNKATTLNFAWIQLGGLRVGKDETAYDSFIGYAGNVIQDTIIPYGIKDTNVVQYYFDAGSGFSAVVSLEEGTGVNTIDSYVPHVVGGLKYKGDWGAVTGVVAYDSNYEEVAGKVRLDVNVGKELTLFVMGGYGTNDNINDFGTGRTQYKPWGGNWAIWGGGTYKFNDKTSFNAQISYDDWKNLGVAANVAYTIVPGYTITAEVDYLNAGKFDDADFNNWTKADKKSSVGGILRFQRSF; via the coding sequence ATGAACATCAAGAGCCTTCTTCTCGGCTCAGCCGCGGCACTGATCGCGGTCTCCGGCGCTCGCGCCGCCGACGCTGTCGTCGTCGCCGAGCCGGAACCCGCTGAATACGTCAGGATCTGCGACGTCTACGGCGCCGGCTACTTCTATATCCCCGGCACCGAGACCTGCCTGCGCATCGGCGGCTATCTCCGCTATGACATAGGCGTCGGGGACAGCGGCACGCTGGATGGCGTCAACAACGTTGCCGATCACATGGACGGCGATAGCCACGACACCTACTACAAGAACATGCGCTTCGCGCTGAAGACCTGGACCGGCCAGGAAACCGAGCTCGGTACGTTGAAGACCTACACCGAGACTCGCTTTCAATTTGGCAACAGCAGCGGCGACTATGAGACTGGCGGCACTGGCTGGCAGGCCGGCAACAAGGCGACGACCCTCAACTTCGCCTGGATTCAGCTCGGCGGCCTGCGCGTCGGTAAGGATGAAACGGCATACGATTCGTTTATCGGCTATGCCGGCAACGTCATCCAGGACACGATCATCCCGTACGGTATCAAGGATACCAACGTCGTGCAGTACTATTTCGACGCTGGCAGCGGCTTCTCGGCCGTGGTCTCGCTCGAAGAAGGTACCGGCGTCAACACGATCGACAGCTATGTTCCGCATGTCGTCGGCGGCTTGAAGTACAAGGGCGACTGGGGTGCGGTCACCGGCGTCGTCGCCTATGACAGCAACTACGAGGAAGTGGCCGGCAAGGTTCGCTTGGACGTCAATGTCGGCAAGGAATTGACGCTGTTCGTCATGGGCGGCTACGGCACCAACGACAACATCAACGACTTCGGCACGGGCCGCACCCAATACAAGCCGTGGGGCGGAAACTGGGCGATCTGGGGTGGCGGCACCTACAAGTTCAACGACAAGACCTCGTTCAACGCCCAGATCTCCTATGACGACTGGAAGAACCTCGGCGTCGCTGCCAACGTCGCATACACGATTGTGCCCGGTTACACGATCACGGCTGAAGTCGATTACCTCAATGCAGGAAAATTCGACGACGCCGACTTCAACAACTGGACCAAGGCCGACAAGAAGAGCAGCGTCGGCGGCATCCTCCGCTTCCAGCGCTCGTTCTAA
- a CDS encoding GNAT family N-acetyltransferase produces the protein MAGMTTIRPAREDDAKELPDIEQSAGLAFRSIPDLAWIADDGNMSVERHLAMIAEGTCWVATDKRDRAIAFLSASVEDDALHILEFDVRFEWQGSGIGRALLETVIEESRRRGLATITLTTFRDVAWNAPFYRKFGFRVLEDAQIDARLAGWLRQEAAHGMPTSRRCAMLLDLARI, from the coding sequence ATGGCCGGCATGACCACCATTCGACCAGCGCGAGAGGACGACGCGAAAGAGTTGCCCGATATCGAGCAATCCGCCGGGCTGGCGTTTCGTTCCATACCGGACCTCGCCTGGATCGCCGACGACGGCAATATGAGCGTCGAGCGGCACCTCGCAATGATCGCCGAGGGCACATGCTGGGTCGCCACGGACAAGCGCGACCGCGCCATCGCCTTCTTGAGCGCCAGCGTTGAGGACGATGCATTGCATATCCTGGAATTCGACGTTCGTTTTGAGTGGCAGGGCTCGGGCATCGGCCGAGCCCTGCTGGAGACCGTTATCGAGGAGTCCAGGCGCCGCGGCCTTGCGACGATCACGCTGACGACATTTCGCGATGTTGCCTGGAACGCGCCGTTCTACAGAAAGTTCGGATTCCGCGTCCTGGAGGATGCGCAGATCGATGCGCGGCTCGCCGGGTGGCTGAGACAGGAAGCCGCGCACGGGATGCCAACGAGTCGGCGCTGCGCAATGCTGCTCGATCTCGCGCGGATTTAA
- a CDS encoding DUF2062 domain-containing protein, whose product MLFRRREPDGLLERVRTYLWPRRSFSRSLQYFSKRILRLKATPHAVAAGVAAGVFASFFPVGFHFAIAAVLCWLIAGNLVAAALGAVFFGNPLTFPLLWGASWETGKLILHSRLPAHGPPAHLGEMLHNLSFAQLWAPVLKPMLIGAIPLGLAFGVLFYAITRWGMNAFREQRRKRLAERAARHEQSSHPNASIGSTAR is encoded by the coding sequence GTGCTTTTTCGACGCCGCGAGCCTGATGGCCTCTTGGAGCGGGTGCGTACCTATCTATGGCCGCGCCGGTCGTTTTCGCGCTCGCTGCAGTACTTTTCCAAGCGCATCCTGCGGCTGAAGGCCACGCCGCATGCGGTGGCGGCCGGCGTCGCCGCTGGCGTCTTTGCTTCGTTCTTTCCGGTGGGTTTCCATTTCGCCATTGCCGCGGTGCTGTGCTGGCTCATCGCCGGTAATCTGGTGGCGGCCGCACTTGGCGCAGTATTCTTCGGCAATCCGCTGACGTTCCCGCTGCTGTGGGGCGCCTCCTGGGAGACCGGCAAGCTGATCCTGCACAGCCGCCTGCCAGCGCACGGCCCGCCAGCACATCTGGGCGAGATGCTGCACAACCTTTCCTTCGCGCAATTGTGGGCCCCGGTGCTGAAGCCGATGCTGATCGGTGCGATACCGCTTGGACTGGCCTTTGGGGTTCTGTTCTACGCCATCACGCGCTGGGGCATGAACGCCTTTCGCGAGCAGCGGCGCAAACGGCTGGCAGAGCGCGCGGCCCGCCATGAGCAATCGTCTCACCCAAACGCAAGCATCGGTTCCACCGCGCGATGA
- a CDS encoding aminoglycoside phosphotransferase family protein yields MVSKSNIDAALVSRLIAAQFPRWRDLAVRPIEPGGWDNRSFRLGDEMTVRLPSAAAYSLQVEKEHRWLPRLAPLLPLPIPIPLAMGAPAEGYPWHWSVYRWIEGETAKRERIANLSEFAADLAGFLVALKRIDPAGGPGPGQHNFFRGGPLNVYDGETRQAIAALDTRINAGAASAVWETALAAPWQGPPVWFHGDVSWGNLLVEHGRLSAVIDFGTSGVGEPSCDLAIAWTLFEGKSRGAFRAGLGVDDATWARGRGWALWKALITAAGEIDVNSAEIEQSWRVIDAVLADHKRR; encoded by the coding sequence ATGGTTAGCAAGTCGAATATCGACGCAGCTTTGGTCAGCCGGTTGATCGCGGCGCAGTTTCCTCGCTGGAGGGATCTTGCGGTTCGGCCGATTGAACCTGGCGGATGGGACAACAGAAGCTTTCGTCTCGGCGACGAGATGACCGTTCGGTTGCCCAGTGCCGCCGCCTATTCCCTGCAAGTGGAGAAGGAACATCGCTGGCTGCCGAGGCTGGCGCCGCTGTTGCCGCTGCCCATCCCTATACCGCTGGCGATGGGAGCCCCGGCCGAAGGCTATCCGTGGCATTGGTCCGTCTACAGGTGGATCGAAGGTGAGACTGCAAAGCGCGAGCGTATCGCCAACCTGTCGGAATTCGCGGCGGACCTGGCCGGCTTTCTGGTTGCGCTGAAGCGGATCGACCCGGCTGGCGGACCGGGGCCGGGCCAACACAATTTCTTTCGCGGCGGGCCGCTGAACGTCTATGACGGGGAGACGAGACAAGCGATCGCGGCGCTCGACACCCGTATCAACGCCGGCGCGGCAAGCGCTGTCTGGGAAACGGCTCTTGCCGCCCCTTGGCAAGGCCCGCCCGTCTGGTTCCACGGCGATGTCAGCTGGGGCAATCTTCTGGTTGAACACGGCAGGCTAAGCGCGGTGATCGACTTCGGCACCTCCGGCGTCGGCGAGCCCTCATGCGATCTGGCGATTGCCTGGACATTGTTCGAGGGAAAGAGCAGGGGGGCCTTCCGCGCTGGCCTCGGCGTCGACGACGCGACCTGGGCGCGCGGCCGCGGCTGGGCACTGTGGAAGGCGCTGATCACCGCCGCCGGCGAGATAGACGTCAACTCGGCCGAGATCGAACAATCCTGGCGCGTGATCGACGCGGTGTTGGCCGACCACAAGCGCCGGTAA
- the acpS gene encoding holo-ACP synthase, producing the protein MIIGIGSDLIDIRRIEKSLERHGQRFIQRIYTEVEQARSENRRARAASYAKRFAAKEACAKALGTGLAQGVFWRDMGVVNLPSGAPTMALTGGAEARLNAILPKGHRAMIHLTITDDFPLAQAFVIIEALPVEQAPH; encoded by the coding sequence ATGATCATCGGCATCGGCAGCGATCTGATCGATATCAGACGCATTGAAAAGTCCTTGGAGCGCCATGGCCAGCGCTTTATCCAGAGAATCTACACCGAAGTCGAGCAAGCCCGCTCCGAAAACCGTCGGGCGCGGGCGGCCTCCTACGCCAAGCGCTTCGCAGCCAAGGAGGCCTGCGCCAAGGCACTGGGCACCGGCCTGGCGCAGGGCGTGTTCTGGCGCGACATGGGTGTCGTCAATCTTCCGAGCGGCGCGCCCACCATGGCACTGACCGGTGGCGCCGAGGCGCGGCTGAACGCGATTCTGCCAAAGGGCCATCGGGCGATGATCCATCTCACCATCACGGATGATTTTCCGCTTGCTCAAGCCTTTGTGATCATCGAAGCGTTGCCCGTCGAACAAGCGCCACATTGA
- the pyrE gene encoding orotate phosphoribosyltransferase encodes MNTDEVLDIFRQAGAVLEGHFILTSGLRSPVFLQKARVFMHADKTERLCKALAEKIRAAVPGKIDYVVGPAIGGLIPAYETSRHLGVPAIWVEREGGEFRLRRFEIALGARVVIVEDIVTTGLSIRETIDCLRELGAEVTAAACIIDRSAGKTDVGVPLIALAEYEVPAYPADRLPPELAAIPAIKPGSRNI; translated from the coding sequence ATGAATACGGACGAAGTGCTGGATATTTTTCGCCAGGCTGGTGCTGTCCTGGAGGGGCATTTCATCCTGACGTCGGGTCTGCGCAGCCCTGTCTTCCTGCAGAAGGCGCGCGTGTTCATGCATGCCGATAAGACCGAGCGGCTGTGCAAGGCGCTGGCCGAAAAGATCCGCGCCGCCGTGCCGGGTAAAATCGACTATGTCGTCGGCCCGGCCATCGGCGGGCTGATCCCGGCCTACGAGACTTCGCGCCATCTTGGCGTGCCGGCGATCTGGGTCGAGCGGGAAGGGGGCGAGTTCCGGCTGCGCCGCTTCGAGATCGCGCTCGGCGCGCGTGTCGTCATTGTCGAGGACATCGTCACCACTGGATTGTCTATCCGCGAGACCATCGACTGCCTGCGCGAACTTGGCGCCGAGGTCACGGCGGCGGCCTGCATCATCGACCGCTCGGCGGGCAAGACCGATGTCGGCGTGCCGCTGATCGCCCTCGCCGAGTACGAGGTGCCGGCCTATCCGGCCGATCGGCTGCCGCCGGAACTCGCCGCCATACCGGCGATCAAGCCGGGCAGTCGCAATATCTGA
- the rnc gene encoding ribonuclease III, protein MAATRRLTADALAEALVERTGHAFADRRRLQRALTHASARGANAGTDYERFEFLGDRVLGLVVADMLLAAFPDAAEGELSLRFNALVNAEALSEIAEHIGLPELIRAGSDVQGLEGRKRVNLRADALESLIAVLYLDGGLEAARAFIHKYWQPRSQASGAGRRDAKTELQEWAHQAASAVPVYRIDSREGPDHDPLFTVSVMVGGFQPAVGSGRSKREAEQAAAAALLIREGVWIDQGEAA, encoded by the coding sequence ATGGCGGCGACAAGACGGCTGACCGCCGACGCGCTCGCCGAAGCGCTGGTGGAGCGCACGGGCCATGCCTTTGCCGACCGCAGGCGCCTGCAGCGTGCCTTGACCCATGCCAGCGCCCGCGGCGCCAATGCCGGCACCGACTATGAGCGCTTTGAGTTCCTGGGCGACCGGGTTCTCGGCCTCGTGGTGGCCGATATGCTGCTGGCCGCGTTTCCCGATGCGGCGGAAGGCGAATTGTCGCTGCGGTTCAACGCGCTGGTCAATGCCGAGGCGCTGTCGGAGATCGCCGAACATATTGGTCTGCCGGAGCTGATCCGCGCCGGATCCGACGTTCAAGGGCTCGAGGGACGCAAGCGCGTCAATCTGCGCGCCGACGCGCTGGAATCACTGATCGCCGTGCTCTACCTCGACGGAGGGCTGGAAGCGGCGCGCGCTTTCATCCACAAATATTGGCAGCCGCGCTCGCAGGCGTCGGGTGCCGGCCGACGCGACGCCAAGACCGAGTTGCAGGAATGGGCGCATCAGGCGGCAAGCGCCGTGCCCGTCTACCGCATCGATAGCCGCGAGGGGCCGGATCACGATCCGCTGTTCACCGTCAGTGTCATGGTTGGTGGGTTTCAGCCGGCTGTCGGCAGCGGCCGCTCCAAACGCGAGGCCGAGCAGGCCGCCGCCGCCGCCCTTCTCATTCGTGAAGGTGTCTGGATCGATCAGGGAGAGGCGGCATGA
- the era gene encoding GTPase Era, whose product MTATEDTVPAAPAAVTHSGFVALIGAPNAGKSTLVNQLVGAKVSIVTHKVQTTRAIVRGIATHDNAQIVFVDTPGIFKPKRRLDTAMVTTAWGGAKDADIVLLLIDAERGIRGDADAILERLKDVRQPMALILNKVDRVKPEALLALAAAANERVPFKRTFMVSALTGSGCKDLLDYLAEALPVGPWYYPEDQISDLPMRQLAAEITREKLYLRLHQELPYSSHIETEKWEEKKDGSVRIEQVIYVERDSQKKIVLGHKGETIRAIGQAARMEIAGILEQKVHLFLFVKVRENWGDDPERYREMGLEFPH is encoded by the coding sequence ATGACAGCCACGGAAGACACGGTTCCGGCCGCGCCTGCGGCCGTTACGCATTCCGGCTTCGTAGCGCTGATCGGTGCGCCCAATGCCGGCAAGTCGACGCTGGTCAACCAGCTTGTCGGCGCCAAGGTGTCAATCGTCACCCACAAGGTGCAGACGACGCGTGCCATCGTCAGAGGCATCGCCACGCACGACAACGCGCAGATCGTCTTCGTCGATACGCCGGGCATCTTCAAGCCGAAGCGGCGTCTCGACACGGCAATGGTGACGACAGCCTGGGGCGGCGCCAAGGATGCCGATATCGTGCTGCTCCTGATCGATGCCGAGCGTGGCATTAGAGGTGATGCCGACGCCATTCTCGAACGCCTGAAGGATGTGCGCCAGCCGATGGCGCTGATCCTCAACAAGGTCGACCGCGTCAAGCCGGAGGCGTTGTTGGCGCTGGCGGCAGCAGCGAACGAAAGAGTGCCGTTCAAGCGCACCTTCATGGTTTCGGCGCTGACCGGCTCGGGCTGCAAGGACCTCCTCGATTACCTTGCCGAGGCGCTCCCGGTGGGGCCCTGGTATTATCCGGAAGACCAGATCTCCGATCTGCCGATGCGCCAGCTCGCCGCTGAGATCACTCGCGAGAAGCTCTATCTCAGGCTGCATCAGGAACTGCCCTATTCCTCGCACATCGAAACCGAGAAATGGGAAGAGAAGAAGGACGGCTCGGTGCGCATCGAGCAGGTCATCTATGTCGAACGCGACAGCCAGAAGAAGATCGTGCTCGGCCACAAGGGCGAGACCATCCGCGCCATCGGCCAGGCGGCGCGTATGGAAATCGCCGGCATCCTCGAGCAAAAGGTGCATCTGTTCCTGTTCGTCAAGGTGCGCGAGAACTGGGGCGACGATCCCGAGCGCTACCGCGAGATGGGGCTCGAGTTTCCGCACTAG
- the lepB gene encoding signal peptidase I: MSVAEKPQKKSGGLGETVSVIVQALLLALVIRTLLFQPFSIPSGSMRPTLLEGDYLFVTKWSYGYSRYSLPFGPDIFSGRIWGSEPKRGDVAVFKFPPDPSVDYIKRVVGLPGDKIQVKDGQLFINGVGVPRVKTGQIDNPDITEKDYPIDVYRETLPNGVSYDTLDLSPNSIGDNTREFDVPPGHYFMMGDNRDNSADSRFSVGYVPAENLVGRANLVFFSIAGKASPLEIWKWPSLMRASRLFHFVN; encoded by the coding sequence ATGAGCGTGGCTGAAAAACCCCAGAAGAAATCCGGCGGGCTTGGCGAAACCGTCAGCGTCATCGTCCAGGCGCTCTTGCTTGCCTTGGTCATTCGCACGCTCTTGTTCCAACCCTTTTCCATCCCGTCGGGTTCGATGCGGCCGACGCTGCTCGAGGGCGACTATCTCTTCGTCACCAAATGGTCCTACGGCTATTCCCGTTATTCGCTGCCCTTCGGCCCGGACATCTTCTCGGGCCGCATCTGGGGCTCCGAGCCGAAGCGCGGCGATGTGGCTGTGTTCAAGTTCCCGCCGGACCCGTCCGTCGACTATATCAAACGTGTGGTGGGCCTGCCTGGCGACAAGATCCAGGTGAAGGACGGCCAGCTGTTCATCAACGGCGTCGGCGTGCCGCGCGTGAAGACCGGACAGATCGACAATCCCGACATCACCGAAAAGGATTATCCGATCGACGTCTATCGTGAGACGCTGCCCAACGGCGTCAGCTACGATACGCTGGATCTGTCGCCGAACTCGATCGGCGACAACACGCGCGAGTTCGATGTTCCGCCCGGTCACTATTTCATGATGGGCGACAACAGGGACAACTCCGCCGACAGCCGATTCTCCGTCGGCTACGTTCCGGCCGAAAACCTGGTTGGCCGGGCCAACCTTGTTTTCTTCTCGATCGCCGGCAAGGCGAGCCCGCTCGAAATCTGGAAGTGGCCGTCGCTTATGCGTGCTTCGCGCCTCTTCCACTTCGTTAATTAG
- a CDS encoding NUDIX domain-containing protein: protein MPQRSAGLLIYRRNAGALQFLLVHPGGPFWARKDEGAWSIPKGLVDEGEDELKAARREAEEELGVAINGDFQPVGSYRQPGGKIVSAWSVEADVDTDAIRSNMFTMEWPPRSGSMKAFPEVDRAGWFSELEAGLKILKGQRAILDDFVERQKAG from the coding sequence ATGCCGCAACGAAGCGCAGGACTGCTGATCTACCGGCGAAACGCCGGGGCCCTCCAGTTCCTGCTCGTCCATCCGGGTGGACCGTTCTGGGCAAGAAAAGACGAGGGGGCATGGTCTATCCCCAAAGGGCTCGTCGACGAAGGCGAGGACGAGTTGAAAGCCGCCCGACGTGAGGCGGAAGAAGAACTCGGCGTCGCCATCAACGGCGACTTCCAGCCTGTCGGCAGTTATCGGCAGCCTGGCGGCAAGATCGTGAGTGCGTGGAGCGTCGAGGCCGATGTCGACACCGATGCCATCAGAAGCAACATGTTCACCATGGAGTGGCCGCCAAGGTCGGGATCCATGAAGGCATTTCCCGAAGTTGACCGGGCCGGTTGGTTTTCAGAGTTGGAGGCCGGTCTCAAGATACTCAAAGGCCAGCGCGCGATCCTGGACGATTTCGTGGAACGGCAAAAAGCCGGATAG
- a CDS encoding VOC family protein yields the protein MIISIDHFVLTVASLEATCAFYQRVLGFKRIDTPGLPTALAFGNQKINVHEVGRTFEPKAKSPTPGAGDFCLITDRPLGELLASLEADRVAVELGPVERVGARGRMMSVYFRDPEDNLVEVSEYLE from the coding sequence ATGATCATCAGTATCGATCATTTCGTGCTGACGGTGGCCTCACTCGAGGCGACCTGCGCCTTTTACCAGCGCGTTCTGGGCTTTAAGCGCATCGATACGCCGGGCCTGCCGACAGCCCTGGCTTTCGGCAACCAAAAGATCAATGTCCACGAGGTCGGCCGCACCTTCGAGCCGAAGGCGAAGTCGCCGACGCCCGGAGCCGGTGATTTCTGCCTGATCACCGATCGGCCGCTCGGCGAACTCCTCGCCAGTCTCGAAGCCGATCGTGTGGCGGTGGAACTTGGACCGGTCGAGCGGGTCGGCGCACGCGGTCGCATGATGTCTGTCTATTTCCGCGATCCCGAGGACAATCTGGTCGAGGTCAGTGAATATCTGGAATAG
- the recO gene encoding DNA repair protein RecO, with protein MEWRDEGIILGTRKHGETSAILEVMTRAHGRHLGLVRGGRSRKQQPVLQPGNRVDLLWRARLDEHLGTFQAEAIEMNAARLMESAVAVYGLQTMAAHLRLLPERDAHGGLYEALSVMIVHLDDVDAAGELVARFELLILDELGFGLDLSQCAATGTRQDLAYVSPKSGRAVSREAGAPWCDKMLALPAFLRGSGLRADPAAIQDAFRLTGFFFTRHVYEPRGIEQPDARSGFLAALRKHHTTKGLSGETAAREIIT; from the coding sequence ATGGAATGGCGCGACGAGGGAATCATTCTCGGCACCCGCAAGCATGGCGAAACCAGCGCCATCCTCGAGGTGATGACGCGTGCGCATGGCCGCCATCTCGGCCTCGTGCGTGGCGGGCGCTCGCGCAAGCAGCAGCCTGTTCTCCAGCCCGGCAACCGTGTCGACCTGCTTTGGCGGGCGCGCCTTGATGAGCACCTAGGCACGTTCCAGGCCGAAGCGATCGAGATGAATGCGGCCAGGTTGATGGAGAGTGCGGTCGCCGTGTATGGCCTGCAGACCATGGCCGCGCATCTGCGCCTGCTGCCCGAGCGCGACGCCCATGGCGGCCTCTACGAGGCGCTGTCGGTGATGATCGTGCATCTCGATGACGTCGATGCGGCCGGCGAACTGGTGGCCCGTTTCGAGCTCCTGATCCTCGACGAACTGGGTTTCGGTCTCGATCTCAGCCAGTGCGCCGCGACCGGCACGCGGCAGGATCTTGCCTATGTCTCGCCGAAATCGGGCCGAGCGGTGTCGCGGGAAGCCGGCGCGCCCTGGTGCGACAAGATGCTGGCGCTGCCGGCCTTCCTGCGTGGCTCCGGCCTGCGCGCCGATCCGGCGGCGATCCAGGATGCCTTCCGGCTCACCGGCTTCTTCTTCACCCGTCACGTCTACGAGCCGCGCGGCATCGAGCAGCCGGACGCGCGCTCCGGCTTCCTCGCCGCGCTGCGGAAGCACCACACGACAAAAGGCCTGTCGGGAGAAACCGCCGCGAGAGAAATCATCACATGA